From the genome of Primulina eburnea isolate SZY01 chromosome 12, ASM2296580v1, whole genome shotgun sequence, one region includes:
- the LOC140807431 gene encoding small polypeptide DEVIL 4-like, with amino-acid sequence MKMISGSAKRRISSRGLGRVLREQRARLYIIRRCVVMLLCYHD; translated from the coding sequence ATGAAGATGATCAGTGGCAGCGCAAAGAGAAGAATTTCGAGTCGGGGGCTTGGAAGAGTCCTTAGAGAGCAAAGGGCTAGGCTCTACATCATCAGAAGATGCGTAGTCATGCTTCTTTGCTACCACGATTGA